A region from the Dehalococcoides mccartyi CG5 genome encodes:
- the trmD gene encoding tRNA (guanosine(37)-N1)-methyltransferase TrmD translates to MKIDVLTLFPEMFQSPFEESIFKRATDNNLVRLEIHNFRDFAHDKHHAVDDSPYGGGAGMLLKPEPLFEAVEDVLREDPTPAPVILLSPQGRSFNQEVARELAKHERLIIICGHYEGFDERVREHLATDEISIGDFVLTGGELAAMVVIDAVSRLIPGVLGSGESSQDDSHSNGLLEHPHYTRPPVFRGWGIPDVLLSGNHAQINRWRRKESLRRTLKRRPDMFEKIPLSKADRKLVDEILAEENAQG, encoded by the coding sequence TTGAAAATAGATGTATTAACCCTTTTCCCTGAGATGTTTCAGTCCCCTTTTGAAGAAAGCATTTTCAAGCGGGCAACAGACAATAATCTGGTAAGGTTAGAAATACATAACTTCAGGGATTTTGCCCATGACAAGCATCATGCGGTAGATGACTCCCCTTACGGAGGCGGTGCCGGCATGCTTCTTAAGCCTGAACCGCTGTTTGAGGCGGTAGAAGACGTCCTCAGGGAAGACCCCACCCCTGCCCCGGTTATCCTGCTCTCCCCTCAGGGACGCTCCTTCAATCAGGAAGTAGCCCGTGAACTGGCGAAGCACGAACGGCTGATTATAATTTGCGGCCATTACGAAGGCTTTGACGAACGGGTGCGTGAACATCTGGCCACAGATGAAATAAGCATCGGTGATTTTGTACTAACCGGCGGCGAACTGGCTGCCATGGTAGTTATAGATGCTGTTTCCCGCCTGATACCCGGCGTGCTTGGTTCAGGCGAATCCTCACAGGATGATTCCCACTCAAACGGCCTGCTGGAACACCCCCACTATACCCGCCCCCCTGTATTCAGGGGCTGGGGCATACCGGACGTGCTTCTTTCCGGAAATCATGCCCAGATAAACCGCTGGCGGCGGAAAGAATCTCTCAGGCGTACCCTGAAACGACGCCCGGATATGTTTGAAAAAATACCACTCTCCAAAGCCGACCGAAAACTGGTAGACGAGATTCTGGCCGAAGAAAACGCTCAGGGTTAA
- the ftsA gene encoding cell division protein FtsA — protein MKNRIVTAIDVGTTKICTIIAEVNPVGGVNVVGVGIGPSQGLHKGLVVNINDARESIRESIRKAEQASGYKVESAYVGVTGRHVTSMNNKGVVAITRNDRLVRSDDLKRVMATAQNISVPNDRKLLHVIPRTYAVDGQSGVKNPVGMHGFRLDVETHIITAAATSVQNLVKCIRGLGIDIDDLVLEPIASSEAVLTDDEKQVGVILADIGGGTTDICVFKDGSIWHTAIIPVAGYQLTRDVAIGLGLPFDVAEEMKKRYGSVLPVYETKMESPSPICEDGHGVSYQDLCDIIRARVEEVLRLIMLEIPNSDYDSLVPAGLVLTGGSSNLAGMETLGRDILRIPVRVGNPDKVYGIVDSLHDPAYATGVGLLLWGAKHQPVKKSWLDNIGFFGRMRNLLKGFAGLFGTN, from the coding sequence ATGAAAAACAGAATCGTTACAGCGATTGATGTCGGCACTACCAAGATCTGTACTATAATTGCCGAAGTAAATCCTGTGGGCGGTGTCAACGTAGTAGGTGTTGGCATTGGCCCTTCGCAGGGTTTACATAAAGGTCTGGTAGTAAACATCAATGACGCCCGGGAATCCATCCGTGAGTCCATCCGTAAGGCGGAACAGGCTTCCGGATACAAGGTTGAATCCGCCTATGTAGGCGTAACCGGCCGCCATGTGACCTCTATGAACAATAAGGGTGTGGTGGCTATTACCAGAAATGACCGTCTGGTAAGAAGTGATGACCTGAAGCGGGTAATGGCTACCGCTCAGAACATCAGCGTTCCTAATGACCGCAAATTGCTCCACGTTATTCCCAGAACCTATGCAGTTGACGGCCAATCCGGGGTAAAAAACCCGGTGGGTATGCATGGTTTCAGGCTGGATGTGGAAACACATATTATTACTGCGGCCGCTACCTCGGTACAGAACCTGGTGAAGTGCATTCGGGGGCTGGGCATTGATATTGATGACCTGGTACTCGAACCTATTGCTTCCAGTGAAGCTGTACTGACTGATGACGAAAAGCAGGTGGGTGTTATTCTGGCCGATATCGGCGGAGGCACCACTGATATCTGCGTCTTCAAAGATGGTAGTATCTGGCACACGGCTATTATCCCGGTGGCTGGTTATCAGCTGACACGTGATGTGGCTATTGGCCTGGGCCTTCCCTTTGACGTTGCCGAGGAAATGAAGAAACGCTACGGCAGCGTCCTGCCCGTATATGAAACCAAAATGGAGTCTCCCAGCCCTATCTGCGAAGATGGCCATGGTGTTTCTTATCAGGACCTGTGTGACATTATCCGCGCCCGGGTGGAGGAAGTTCTGCGCCTTATCATGCTGGAGATACCTAACTCGGACTATGACAGTCTGGTACCGGCTGGCCTGGTACTGACCGGCGGCAGCTCTAATCTGGCGGGTATGGAAACTCTGGGACGGGATATCCTGCGCATACCGGTAAGGGTAGGAAACCCTGACAAGGTTTACGGCATTGTGGATTCACTTCATGATCCGGCTTATGCCACCGGTGTGGGCCTGCTCCTCTGGGGTGCCAAGCATCAGCCTGTTAAAAAATCATGGCTGGATAATATCGGCTTTTTCGGCCGAATGCGTAACTTGCTTAAGGGTTTTGCCGGTCTGTTTGGAACTAACTAA
- a CDS encoding HD domain-containing protein produces MKTVTNKNQLLHTDKKTAALLEDLHRLLSAEGTETYLVGGFLRNLVLKKPTADIDLCVIGNGFSAASKISRHFKATQIVLDADNDVTRVMLPGFQLDISGTPDISANLARRDFNLNAMAAPLSALNHGNLQIHAIVDPMQGLRDIKNRVIRVTSSEVFRADPIRLIRAIRLSAELGFELDEQTQSLITTHAGLISTVAGERIREELLKLLETSQTGIWEKCLELGLLLSIFTELDPCYRHPQPYEHTWDVLEHSIKTIYALDAILGKSVWPYQKPEITSEIYRDSNFEKYFIQQISGTSRIRTLAKLAALLHDIAKPQTRSTDPDGRVRFTGHPLEGSRITSEILTRLRFSKKEISLVEKMVCYHLRPVQMNPDGQLPSSKAIYRYFRDLSEAATATLYLSLADHLATDGPNLMVANWQEHVNIVAHILSEQKRQLTRLTPKRLITGTDLIERFALRPGPRIKILLGEIAEAQAAGEIKTRREAFKFISQRLGGKPENNLN; encoded by the coding sequence GTGAAAACCGTGACGAATAAAAACCAGCTGCTCCATACAGATAAAAAAACCGCTGCCTTGCTTGAAGACCTCCACCGTTTGCTTTCAGCGGAAGGCACTGAAACCTATTTGGTGGGCGGTTTTTTGCGTAACCTTGTGCTTAAAAAACCGACTGCAGATATTGACCTGTGCGTAATAGGTAACGGCTTTTCTGCTGCCTCCAAGATATCCCGTCATTTCAAAGCCACTCAGATAGTACTTGATGCAGATAATGACGTAACCAGAGTCATGCTGCCCGGTTTTCAGCTGGATATTTCCGGCACGCCAGATATTTCGGCAAACCTTGCCCGGCGTGATTTCAACCTTAACGCCATGGCCGCACCCTTGTCTGCCCTAAATCACGGCAATCTGCAAATACACGCTATTGTTGACCCCATGCAGGGGCTTAGGGATATTAAAAACAGGGTCATACGGGTAACCTCATCCGAAGTTTTTAGAGCTGACCCCATCCGGTTGATACGGGCTATACGTTTGTCAGCCGAACTTGGCTTTGAGCTGGACGAACAAACTCAAAGTCTTATTACAACCCACGCCGGCCTGATATCAACTGTTGCCGGCGAAAGAATTCGGGAAGAACTCCTAAAACTCCTTGAAACCAGCCAGACAGGCATCTGGGAAAAGTGCCTCGAACTGGGGCTTTTACTAAGCATATTCACGGAGCTTGATCCCTGCTACCGGCACCCACAGCCCTACGAACACACATGGGATGTGCTTGAACACTCTATAAAAACCATTTACGCATTGGACGCCATACTGGGCAAATCTGTCTGGCCATACCAAAAACCTGAAATAACCAGTGAAATTTACCGTGACAGTAATTTTGAAAAATATTTCATCCAGCAAATAAGCGGTACTTCCCGTATCCGCACTCTGGCCAAACTGGCCGCCCTGCTGCATGATATTGCCAAACCCCAAACCCGCAGCACAGACCCTGACGGACGGGTACGTTTTACCGGTCACCCGCTGGAAGGTAGCCGAATTACATCTGAAATACTCACCCGTCTGCGTTTTTCAAAAAAAGAAATCTCACTGGTAGAGAAAATGGTCTGCTACCATCTGCGTCCGGTACAGATGAATCCTGACGGCCAGTTGCCGTCTTCAAAAGCTATTTACCGCTATTTCCGTGACCTTTCGGAAGCCGCCACTGCCACCCTTTACCTAAGTCTGGCAGACCATTTGGCAACAGATGGGCCAAATTTGATGGTGGCAAATTGGCAAGAACATGTTAATATAGTAGCGCACATTTTATCAGAGCAGAAAAGACAGCTAACCAGACTGACTCCAAAACGTTTAATAACCGGTACCGACCTGATAGAGCGCTTTGCCCTCAGGCCGGGTCCCCGAATAAAAATCCTGCTTGGTGAAATTGCCGAGGCCCAGGCGGCCGGTGAAATAAAAACCCGCCGGGAGGCCTTTAAATTTATCAGCCAAAGGCTTGGGGGCAAGCCAGAAAATAATCTAAATTAG
- a CDS encoding helix-turn-helix domain-containing protein, translating into MSKATSSNGWADLGEIIRQQRVKIPLTLQELAAKTSVSPSHLGRIERGERFPSARILKRIAHPLGFEEDELFTLAGYLTPQKDSISEMEAEYTSIPRQLDPYVAKVLAQEPIELQRAVIAILAMLKSISKSMT; encoded by the coding sequence ATGAGTAAAGCCACATCATCAAATGGCTGGGCAGACCTTGGAGAGATAATCCGTCAGCAAAGGGTAAAAATACCGCTTACCTTGCAAGAGCTGGCCGCCAAGACCAGCGTCTCACCCTCGCATCTGGGGCGCATTGAGCGCGGCGAGCGTTTTCCGTCTGCCAGAATACTCAAACGAATTGCTCATCCTTTGGGTTTTGAAGAAGATGAGTTATTCACTCTGGCCGGATATCTTACTCCCCAGAAGGACAGTATCTCGGAGATGGAAGCGGAATATACTTCTATCCCCAGACAGCTTGACCCTTATGTAGCCAAAGTGCTGGCACAAGAGCCTATTGAACTGCAGAGAGCGGTCATTGCTATTCTAGCTATGCTGAAAAGTATCTCCAAGTCTATGACCTAG
- the secD gene encoding protein translocase subunit SecD: MRRKNGLVFLAILAAMILAFTIVLPTDKGTLLGKGILFGLDLKGGLHMVYQADLSNVDESDIDGVMDGVVEVISNRINPLGVTEALIQRQGDDRIVVELPGLDITDEQKARIGRTALLEFGELAADGEDYKWENSLGKWKPVTATIDGVEYALTSAYFKDSTYVNRDQYGNILLVFEWDATGAKLSKEITTRLLNQQLGIFEGDEALSGDDGVPIAPVINNVIETSGVIEGLSYNEADMLSNQLNAGRLPVPLESIYEQTVSPTLGQNFVDLAVKAGLVGIILVMIFMIAFYRLPGLLASIALVFYGVIVMALFKLVPVTLTLAGIGGFIVSAGMAVDANILIFARLKEELLSGKTLGAAVEAGFSRAWSAIWDSNVTTFIACGILFWVGGTIAAGAPVKGFAVTLFLGVAVSMFTAIFVTRTLLRLFVGTKTGKKLALFTTQTRGKNE, encoded by the coding sequence ATGCGAAGGAAAAACGGGCTCGTGTTTTTGGCCATACTGGCCGCCATGATCCTTGCTTTCACGATAGTGCTGCCGACGGACAAAGGCACACTTCTGGGCAAGGGAATCCTGTTTGGTCTGGACTTAAAAGGAGGCCTGCACATGGTATACCAGGCTGACTTGTCCAACGTAGACGAAAGTGACATTGACGGAGTAATGGACGGCGTGGTTGAGGTTATATCCAACCGCATCAACCCACTGGGTGTAACCGAAGCGTTAATCCAGCGTCAGGGAGATGACCGAATAGTAGTCGAACTGCCGGGTCTGGATATTACAGACGAACAAAAAGCCCGTATCGGCCGTACCGCCCTGCTGGAGTTTGGCGAACTGGCGGCTGACGGAGAAGACTATAAATGGGAAAACAGTCTGGGCAAATGGAAACCGGTCACCGCTACTATTGACGGGGTTGAATATGCCCTGACCAGTGCCTATTTTAAAGACAGCACTTATGTCAACCGTGACCAGTACGGAAATATCCTGCTGGTGTTTGAATGGGACGCCACCGGTGCTAAATTATCCAAGGAAATAACCACCCGCCTTTTAAACCAGCAGCTGGGTATTTTTGAAGGTGACGAAGCTCTTTCCGGTGATGACGGAGTACCCATCGCCCCCGTCATAAATAATGTTATTGAAACCAGCGGCGTTATAGAAGGCCTCAGCTACAACGAAGCAGATATGCTTTCCAACCAGCTGAATGCCGGCCGCCTACCGGTACCTCTGGAGTCTATATACGAGCAAACCGTTTCACCCACTCTGGGTCAAAATTTTGTAGATCTGGCCGTAAAAGCCGGTCTGGTAGGCATAATTCTGGTTATGATATTTATGATAGCTTTTTACCGCCTTCCCGGCCTGCTGGCCAGCATAGCTTTAGTGTTCTACGGGGTCATCGTAATGGCTCTGTTCAAGCTGGTGCCTGTTACCCTTACACTGGCGGGTATAGGCGGTTTTATTGTATCGGCGGGTATGGCGGTAGACGCCAATATCCTTATATTTGCCCGTTTGAAAGAGGAACTTCTTTCAGGCAAAACTCTGGGAGCAGCAGTCGAAGCCGGGTTTTCACGTGCATGGTCTGCCATCTGGGACTCAAACGTTACCACTTTTATAGCCTGCGGCATTCTGTTCTGGGTGGGTGGCACTATTGCGGCCGGTGCACCGGTTAAGGGCTTTGCCGTAACATTGTTTTTGGGCGTAGCCGTCAGCATGTTCACCGCCATTTTTGTTACCCGCACTCTGCTCAGGCTTTTTGTAGGCACAAAAACAGGCAAAAAGCTAGCCCTATTCACCACCCAGACAAGAGGCAAAAATGAATAA
- the ftsZ gene encoding cell division protein FtsZ: protein MAKTSFVPNPARIKVFGCGGGGCNAVTRMVREEIQGVEFIAINTDAQALAITEAPIRLQIGERVTRGLGAGGDHNMGQKAAEESRDEIREIVNGADMVFVTAGMGGGTGTGSAPIVAEESKKSGALTIAVVTKPFTFEGAHRASTAKEGINRLLGKVDTLIIIPNDRLLDLCDQKTGVDAAFKMADDVLRHGVQAISEVITVPGLINLDFADVRAVMRDAGPAWMSIGYGSGKNRASDAAKSALASPLLDVSITGSKGVLFNIVGGPDLSLMEVNEAADVIKQAVDPDANIIFGVASDASMGSNVKITLIATGFVSKMGMAEEEGDDAITRQLKGIKTEDELDVPSFLRRPLFNRARPVAPPVDTRSNKPSSRISW, encoded by the coding sequence ATGGCTAAAACAAGTTTCGTTCCCAATCCCGCCAGAATTAAAGTATTCGGCTGTGGCGGCGGCGGTTGCAATGCTGTTACCCGCATGGTCCGTGAAGAAATACAGGGTGTTGAATTTATTGCTATCAACACTGATGCCCAAGCTTTGGCTATCACTGAAGCTCCTATCCGCCTGCAGATAGGCGAAAGAGTTACCCGCGGTTTGGGTGCCGGCGGCGACCATAATATGGGGCAGAAAGCGGCTGAAGAGAGCCGCGATGAAATCCGCGAAATAGTTAACGGGGCTGATATGGTTTTCGTTACCGCAGGTATGGGTGGCGGTACCGGTACCGGTTCTGCTCCCATTGTGGCTGAAGAATCCAAGAAAAGCGGCGCTTTGACTATCGCTGTGGTTACCAAGCCCTTTACTTTTGAAGGTGCTCACCGGGCTTCTACTGCCAAAGAAGGCATTAATCGCCTGCTGGGCAAGGTAGATACCCTGATTATCATCCCCAATGACCGCCTGCTGGATTTGTGTGACCAGAAGACCGGCGTGGATGCCGCTTTCAAGATGGCTGACGATGTACTCCGCCACGGCGTGCAGGCTATTTCCGAGGTTATCACCGTTCCCGGTCTGATTAACCTGGACTTTGCTGATGTGCGTGCCGTTATGCGGGACGCCGGCCCGGCCTGGATGTCTATTGGTTATGGTTCCGGCAAGAACAGGGCTTCAGATGCCGCCAAGAGCGCTCTGGCCAGCCCTCTGCTGGATGTTTCCATCACCGGATCCAAGGGTGTTCTCTTTAACATAGTGGGCGGCCCTGACCTGAGCCTGATGGAAGTTAACGAAGCAGCCGATGTTATTAAACAGGCGGTTGATCCTGATGCCAACATCATCTTTGGTGTGGCTTCGGACGCATCCATGGGTTCAAACGTAAAGATAACCCTGATTGCTACCGGCTTTGTTTCCAAGATGGGTATGGCCGAAGAAGAGGGTGATGATGCCATTACCCGCCAGCTGAAGGGTATCAAGACCGAAGACGAACTGGATGTTCCCTCCTTCTTGCGGAGACCGCTCTTTAATCGGGCCCGTCCGGTTGCCCCTCCGGTGGATACCCGCTCTAATAAGCCTTCTTCCAGGATTTCCTGGTAA
- the rplS gene encoding 50S ribosomal protein L19 yields MEETMNNQEAPATSEEETVAVENTKAEKVLPNFGPGDTIKVHARIKEGDKERIQMFQGVVLKVKQAADGGNFTVRRISYGVGVERTFPFLSPNVTKVEIMKKGRVRRARLFYLRKLSGKAARIKEVKQTPS; encoded by the coding sequence ATGGAAGAGACTATGAATAATCAGGAAGCCCCTGCAACCAGTGAAGAAGAAACAGTTGCTGTAGAAAATACCAAGGCCGAAAAAGTTTTACCTAATTTTGGCCCCGGTGATACTATAAAAGTACACGCCCGCATTAAAGAAGGCGACAAAGAACGCATTCAGATGTTCCAGGGTGTAGTCCTGAAGGTCAAACAGGCCGCTGACGGCGGCAATTTCACTGTTCGCCGTATAAGCTACGGCGTGGGCGTTGAACGCACCTTCCCCTTCCTCTCACCCAATGTTACCAAGGTTGAGATTATGAAGAAGGGCCGAGTACGCCGTGCCCGCCTGTTCTACCTGCGCAAGCTTTCTGGAAAAGCAGCCCGCATTAAAGAAGTTAAACAGACACCCTCTTAA
- the priA gene encoding primosomal protein N': protein MAFAELAVNTPVLRPGSFSYSIPLGLEIKPGQAVWAPFGPKIVQGIVLEVSDQPAFGQTREICGVISDTPLLSFHQLNLAAWISQTYLCSIYEALSPMLPPSFERRSVAYISLEPSPLNKSEKPPAILSPSLQKIFDWLQTRDITPQTELENIFGKKTTQTAIPKLINQGLINRTYQISPVRTQTKFEKHFGLSEQALAFIKDQTLPKLSPRQTEVFECLRENPQGISKSRLNLLVKNNAAILKSLEKKELILTEEHQVFRQPIDYSHIETLPHLKLSPPQEKCLESINRSLNTPPEDDQNPRTFLLHGITGSGKTEIYLQALAEALRLGKKAIVLVPEISLTPQTIARFAGRFPGRVAVLHSRLSLGEQFDEWQRIKNDQADIVIGPRSALFAPLDKPGIIIIDEEHEWTYKQQNSQPRYHTRTVALKMTEEYGAVLVLGSATPDIDSYFKAQNGLYQLLELPERLTPYRGASLPKTELVDMRTELSEGNRSIFSRNLHASIEKVLAKHEQAILFINRRGGASFIQCRDCGYVAMCKSCDTLLTYHPDQENLVCHQCGRHYPNPLTCPNCKSRRIKYLGMGTQKLEEETELAFPQAKLLRWDSDVTKGKDSHQQIMDKFSRHQADILIGTQMVAKGLDLPGVTLVGVINADISLNLPDFRAGERTFQLLAQVAGRAGRGLAGGKVVIQTYTPENYAIQSAVCHDYPGFYAKEIAYRRELNNPPFQKLACLVFSHLNHDFCQQQAILLAQTLREKADSTGSGTLEILGPAPAFIQRLRGRYRYQIILRSPNPANFLRDINLGQGWSIDIDPYGLC, encoded by the coding sequence TTGGCTTTTGCCGAACTGGCCGTAAACACTCCGGTACTTAGACCGGGCAGTTTTTCCTACTCCATACCTTTGGGGTTAGAAATCAAACCCGGCCAGGCGGTCTGGGCTCCTTTCGGGCCCAAAATAGTTCAGGGCATAGTCCTTGAAGTATCTGACCAGCCGGCATTTGGGCAAACACGTGAAATCTGCGGCGTTATCTCTGATACGCCGCTTCTTTCTTTTCATCAGCTTAACCTAGCCGCATGGATAAGCCAAACCTATTTATGCAGCATCTACGAAGCCCTTTCCCCCATGCTGCCTCCGTCTTTTGAACGCCGCAGCGTAGCCTATATCAGCCTTGAGCCCTCACCATTGAATAAAAGCGAAAAACCGCCTGCAATCCTCAGCCCAAGTTTACAAAAAATATTTGACTGGTTGCAGACCAGAGATATTACCCCTCAAACTGAACTGGAAAATATATTCGGCAAAAAAACCACCCAAACCGCCATACCAAAGCTGATAAATCAGGGGCTTATCAACCGAACCTATCAGATAAGCCCGGTACGGACACAAACCAAATTTGAAAAACATTTCGGCCTAAGTGAGCAGGCACTGGCATTTATTAAAGACCAGACTCTGCCAAAGTTATCTCCCCGCCAGACCGAGGTTTTTGAGTGCCTCCGGGAAAACCCGCAAGGCATTTCCAAAAGCCGTCTGAATTTGCTGGTTAAAAATAATGCTGCAATCTTGAAATCTCTGGAGAAGAAAGAGCTAATACTAACTGAGGAGCATCAGGTATTCCGCCAGCCGATAGATTACAGCCACATAGAAACCCTGCCCCACCTTAAACTAAGCCCTCCTCAGGAAAAGTGTCTGGAGTCTATCAACCGTTCCCTGAATACTCCGCCCGAAGATGACCAGAATCCCCGTACCTTTTTATTGCACGGAATAACCGGCAGCGGTAAAACCGAAATATACCTGCAGGCGCTGGCTGAAGCCCTGCGTCTGGGCAAAAAAGCCATTGTACTGGTACCGGAGATATCCCTTACCCCCCAGACTATTGCCCGTTTTGCCGGGCGTTTCCCCGGCAGGGTGGCCGTACTTCACAGCCGCCTCAGTCTCGGTGAACAGTTTGACGAATGGCAAAGGATAAAAAACGATCAGGCCGATATAGTAATCGGACCCAGAAGTGCCCTTTTTGCCCCGCTGGATAAACCGGGTATCATCATCATAGACGAAGAGCACGAATGGACATATAAACAGCAGAACTCTCAACCCCGTTATCACACCCGCACAGTCGCCCTAAAAATGACTGAAGAATATGGTGCAGTTCTGGTGCTGGGCAGTGCCACCCCGGATATTGACAGCTATTTTAAAGCCCAAAACGGCCTTTACCAGTTGCTGGAACTGCCCGAACGCCTGACCCCCTACAGAGGTGCTTCCCTGCCCAAAACCGAGCTGGTAGATATGCGCACCGAACTTTCCGAAGGCAACCGGAGTATTTTCTCCCGCAACCTGCATGCTTCGATTGAAAAAGTACTGGCAAAACATGAGCAGGCCATCCTTTTCATAAACCGGCGGGGCGGTGCCAGTTTTATCCAGTGCCGTGACTGCGGCTATGTAGCCATGTGCAAAAGCTGTGATACACTGCTTACTTACCACCCTGACCAGGAAAATCTGGTTTGCCATCAGTGCGGCAGGCATTATCCCAATCCCCTCACCTGCCCGAACTGCAAAAGCCGCCGGATTAAATATCTTGGCATGGGAACCCAAAAACTGGAGGAAGAAACCGAGCTGGCTTTTCCTCAGGCAAAACTGCTTCGCTGGGATAGTGATGTTACCAAAGGCAAAGACTCCCACCAGCAGATAATGGACAAATTCAGCCGCCATCAGGCAGACATACTCATCGGCACCCAGATGGTAGCCAAGGGGCTTGACCTGCCCGGAGTAACTCTGGTGGGGGTAATAAACGCGGATATCAGCCTGAACCTGCCGGATTTCCGGGCAGGCGAACGCACTTTTCAGCTGCTGGCACAGGTAGCCGGACGGGCCGGACGGGGTCTGGCAGGCGGCAAAGTAGTTATCCAGACCTACACACCTGAAAATTACGCTATCCAGTCAGCCGTTTGCCATGATTATCCGGGTTTTTATGCCAAAGAAATAGCCTACCGCAGAGAACTGAATAATCCCCCCTTCCAGAAATTGGCTTGTCTGGTTTTCAGTCATTTGAACCATGACTTTTGTCAGCAGCAGGCTATACTTTTGGCACAAACGCTTCGGGAAAAGGCTGATTCGACCGGTTCAGGCACGCTGGAGATTCTGGGGCCGGCTCCCGCCTTTATCCAGCGCCTGCGGGGACGTTACCGATACCAGATAATCCTGCGCTCACCAAACCCGGCCAATTTCCTCCGGGATATCAACCTGGGGCAAGGCTGGAGTATTGATATTGATCCATACGGCTTATGCTAG
- the rsmH gene encoding 16S rRNA (cytosine(1402)-N(4))-methyltransferase RsmH — translation MIEYPHIPVMLEESIQGLGVIPGGRYVDCTLGAGGHSEAILEHSYPGGQLLSIDADPSAITLAAERLKSFGSSVLLVNDNFANLKDICQRYEYMPVHGILFDLGLSSMQLDRQESGFSFQTEAPLDMRFSPEQELTAADIINGYDVTELSDLIWKYGEEPFSRRIARAIAEKRPFKTTTELAAAIERAVGGRHGRIHPATRTFQALRIAVNEELSHLESALSQAHSLLGHGGRLVVISYHSLEDRIVKQYFQKEAKGCICPDDIPQCVCDHQPSLRIINRRVITPSNEEISRNPRSRSAKMRVAERIIEPGEGRFFSSREDELVNHVSRTGSVQHGQAKHKGVVQRGGS, via the coding sequence GTGATTGAATATCCTCATATACCGGTTATGCTGGAAGAGTCCATACAGGGGCTGGGGGTTATACCCGGAGGCCGTTATGTGGACTGTACTTTGGGGGCAGGTGGCCATTCGGAGGCTATTTTAGAGCACAGTTACCCCGGCGGGCAGCTTTTGTCTATAGATGCAGACCCCAGTGCCATAACTCTGGCGGCCGAACGGCTGAAGAGTTTCGGCAGTTCGGTTTTACTGGTTAATGACAATTTTGCGAATTTGAAAGATATATGCCAGCGGTATGAATATATGCCGGTACATGGTATTTTGTTTGATTTGGGTCTTTCCTCTATGCAGTTGGACAGGCAAGAATCCGGGTTTAGTTTCCAGACCGAAGCTCCTCTGGATATGCGGTTTTCCCCTGAGCAGGAGCTGACGGCGGCAGATATTATTAACGGATACGATGTGACTGAACTTTCCGATCTTATTTGGAAATATGGAGAAGAACCTTTTAGCCGGCGGATTGCCAGAGCTATTGCAGAGAAAAGGCCGTTTAAAACCACCACCGAACTGGCTGCTGCTATAGAGAGGGCGGTAGGCGGGCGTCATGGACGTATTCATCCGGCCACCCGTACTTTTCAGGCTTTGCGGATAGCCGTAAATGAAGAGCTTTCTCACCTGGAAAGTGCTCTTTCGCAGGCTCATAGCCTGCTGGGTCATGGCGGGCGGCTGGTGGTGATAAGTTACCACTCGCTTGAAGACCGTATTGTGAAGCAGTATTTTCAAAAGGAAGCCAAGGGCTGTATATGCCCTGATGATATTCCCCAGTGTGTTTGTGACCACCAGCCTTCGCTGAGAATTATAAACCGCAGGGTGATTACCCCTTCGAATGAAGAAATATCCCGAAACCCGCGCAGCCGAAGCGCCAAGATGCGGGTAGCAGAGCGGATTATAGAACCCGGCGAGGGGCGTTTTTTTTCCAGCCGGGAAGATGAATTAGTTAATCATGTCAGCAGAACTGGCTCTGTTCAGCATGGACAGGCTAAACATAAGGGGGTGGTCCAGAGGGGAGGAAGCTGA
- the mraZ gene encoding division/cell wall cluster transcriptional repressor MraZ — MFFGEFEYKLDEKGRFPLPPAIRPSLKDGLILAPGTGEKCIYAYPLCEWKKLAESLKSTTVAPSKMRRLNRALFALAFDVNLDAQGRLTLPAPLKTYAGVNIEVIVAGVNNYLEIWDKETWESEKKASQEQAWQIIETLEEH; from the coding sequence ATGTTTTTCGGAGAATTTGAGTACAAGCTGGACGAAAAAGGGCGTTTCCCTTTGCCGCCTGCCATCAGGCCCAGCCTGAAGGACGGTTTGATACTTGCCCCCGGCACCGGTGAGAAATGCATTTATGCTTACCCCCTGTGCGAATGGAAAAAACTGGCTGAAAGCTTGAAGAGTACTACGGTTGCTCCCAGCAAGATGCGCCGCCTGAACAGGGCTCTATTCGCTTTGGCTTTTGATGTTAATCTGGATGCTCAGGGTCGTTTGACCCTGCCTGCACCTTTAAAAACCTATGCTGGGGTTAATATAGAGGTTATTGTGGCAGGTGTCAACAATTATTTGGAGATATGGGACAAGGAGACTTGGGAGTCTGAAAAGAAGGCCAGCCAAGAGCAGGCCTGGCAAATAATAGAAACGCTTGAGGAGCATTAG